One genomic region from Sciurus carolinensis chromosome 2, mSciCar1.2, whole genome shotgun sequence encodes:
- the Myh6 gene encoding myosin-6: MTDAQMADFGAAAQYLRKSEKERLEAQTRPFDIRTECFVPDDKEEFVKAKIVSREGGKVTAETENGKTVTVKEDQVMQQNPPKFDKIEDMAMLTFLHEPAVLYNLKERYAAWMIYTYSGLFCVTVNPYKWLPVYNAEVVAAYRGKKRSEAPPHIFSISDNAYQYMLTDRENQSILITGESGAGKTVNTKRVIQYFASIAAIGDRGKKDNPNANKGTLEDQIIQANPALEAFGNAKTVRNDNSSRFGKFIRIHFGATGKLASADIETYLLEKSRVIFQLKAERNYHIFYQILSNKKPELLDMLLVTNNPYDYAFVSQGEVSVASIDDSEELMATDSAFDVLGFTPEEKAGVYKLTGAIMHYGNMKFKQKQREEQAEPDGTEDADKSAYLMGLNSADLLKGLCHPRVKVGNEYVTKGQSVQQVYYSIGALAKSVYEKMFNWMVTRINATLETKQPRQYFIGVLDIAGFEIFDFNSFEQLCINFTNEKLQQFFNHHMFVLEQEEYKKEGIEWEFIDFGMDLQACIDLIEKPMGIMSILEEECMFPKATDMTFKAKLYDNHLGKSNNFQKPRNVKGKQEAHFSLIHYAGTVDYNILGWLEKNKDPLNETVVGLYQKSSLKLMATLFSSYASADSGDSGKGKGGKKKGSSFQTVSALHRENLNKLMTNLRTTHPHFVRCIIPNERKAPGVMDNPLVMHQLRCNGVLEGIRICRKGFPNRILYGDFRQRYRILNPAAIPEGQFIDSRKGAEKLLGSLDIDHNQYKFGHTKVFFKAGLLGLLEEMRDERLSRIITRIQAQSRGQLMRIEFKKIVERRDALLVIQWNIRAFMGVKNWPWMKLYFKIKPLLKSAETEKEMANMKEEFGRIKETLEKSEARRKELEEKMVSLLQEKNDLQLQVQAEQDNLNDAEERCDQLIKNKIQLEAKVKEMTERLEDEEEMNAELTAKKRKLEDECSELKKDIDDLELTLAKVEKEKHATENKVKNLTEEMAGLDEIIAKLTKEKKALQEAHQQALDDLQAEEDKVNTLTKSKMKLEQQVDDLEGSLEQEKKVRMDLERAKRKLEGDLKLTQESIMDLENDKLQLEEKLKKKEFDINQQNSKIEDEQALALQLQKKLKENQARIEELEEELEAERTARAKVEKLRSDLSRELEEISERLEEAGGATSVQIEMNKKREAEFQKMRRDLEEATLQHEATAAALRKKHADSVAELGEQIDNLQRVKQKLEKEKSEFKLELDDVTSNMEQIIKAKANLEKVSRTLEDQANEYRMKLEEAQRSLNDFTTQRAKLQTENGELARQLEEKEALISQLTRGKLSYTQQMEDLKRQLEEEGKAKNALAHALQSARHDCDLLREQYEEEMEAKAELQRVLSKANSEVAQWRTKYETDAIQRTEELEEAKKKLAQRLQDAEEAVEAVNAKCSSLEKTKHRLQNEIEDLMVDVERSNAAAAALDKKQRNFDKILAEWKQKYEESQSELESSQKEARSLSTELFKLKNAYEESLEHLETFKRENKNLQEEISDLTEQLGEGGKNVHELEKVRKQLEVEKLELQSALEEAEASLEHEEGKILRAQLEFNQIKADIERKLAEKDEEMEQAKRNHLRVVDSLQTSLDAETRSRNEALRVKKKMEGDLNEMEIQLSQANRTASEAQKHLKIAQAHLKDTQIQLDDAVRANDDLKENIAIVERRNTLLQAELEELRAVVEQTERSRKLAEQELIETSERVQLLHSQNTSLINQKKKMESDLTQLQTEVEEAVQECRNAEEKAKKAITDAAMMAEELKKEQDTSAHLERMKKNMEQTIKDLQHRLDEAEQIALKGGKKQLQKLEARVRELENELEAEQKRNAESVKGMRKSERRIKELTYQTEEDKKNLLRLQDLVDKLQLKVKAYKRQAEEAEEQANTNLSKFRKVQHELDEAEERADIAESQVNKLRAKSRDISAKQKMHDEE, encoded by the exons ATGACAGACGCCCAGATGGCTGACTTTGGGGCAGCAGCCCAGTACCTCCGCAAGTCAGAGAAGGAGCGTCTGGAGGCCCAGACCAGGCCCTTCGACATCCGCACTGAGTGCTTTGTGCCAGATGACAAGGAAGAGTTCGTCAAGGCCAAGATTGTATCCCGGGAAGGGGGCAAGGTCACTGCTGAGACTGAGAATGGCAAG ACGGTGACCGTGAAAGAGGACCAGGTGATGCAGCAGAACCCTCCCAAGTTTGACAAGATTGAGGACATGGCCATGCTGACCTTCCTGCATGAGCCCGCGGTGCTGTACAACCTCAAGGAGCGCTACGCAGCCTGGATGATCTAC ACGTACTCAGGCCTCTTCTGCGTCACTGTCAACCCCTACAAGTGGCTGCCTGTGTACAATGCCGAGGTGGTGGCCGCCTACCGGGGCAAGAAGAGGAGCGAGGCCCCACCCCACATCTTCTCCATCTCTGACAACGCTTATCAGTACATGCTGACGG ATCGGGAGAACCAGTCCATCCTCATCAC TGGAGAATCCGGAGCAGGGAAGACTGTGAACACAAAGCGTGTCATCCAGTACTTTGCCAGTATTGCAGCTATAGGTGACCGCGGCAAGAAGGACAATCCCAATGCAAACAAG GGCACTCTGGAGGACCAGATCATCCAAGCCAACCCTGCTCTGGAGGCCTTTGGCAACGCCAAGACCGTTCGGAATGATAACTCCTCCCGCTTC GGGAAATTCATCAGGATCCACTTTGGAGCCACTGGAAAGCTGGCTTCTGCAGACATAGAGACCT ATCTGCTGGAGAAGTCCCGAGTGATCTTCCAGCTAAAGGCTGAGAGGAACTACCACATCTTCTACCAGATCCTGTCCAACAAGAAgccagagctgctgg ACATGCTGCTGGTCACCAACAACCCCTACGACTATGCCTTCGTGTCTCAGGGAGAGGTGTCTGTGGCCTCCATCGATGATTCTGAGGAGCTCATGGCCACTGAT AGCGCCTTTGATGTGCTGGGCTTCACTCCAGAGGAGAAAGCTGGTGTCTACAAGCTGACAGGCGCCATCATGCACTATGGAAACATGAAGTTCAAGCAGAAGCAGCGGGAGGAGCAGGCAGAGCCAGACGGCACAGAAG ATGCTGACAAGTCCGCCTACCTGATGGGGCTGAACTCAGCGGACCTGCTCAAGGGGCTGTGCCACCCTCGGGTGAAAGTGGGCAATGAGTACGTCACTAAGGGGCAGAGCGTGCAGCAGGTATACTACTCCATTGGAGCACTGGCCAAGTCAGtgtatgagaaaatgttcaactgGATGGTGACACGCATCAACGCCACCCTGGAGACCAAGCAGCCACGCCAGTACTTCATAGGAGTCCTGGACATCGCTGGCTTCGAGATCTTCGAT TTCAACAGCTTTGAGCAGCTCTGCATCAACTTCACCAACGAGAAGCTGCAGCAGTTCTTCAACCACCACATGTTCGTGCTGGAGCAGGAGGAGTACAAGAAGGAGGGCATCGAGTGGGAGTTCATTGACTTTGGCATGGACCTGCAGGCCTGCATCGACCTCATCGAGAAG CCTATGGGCATCATGTCCATCCTGGAAGAGGAGTGCATGTTCCCCAAGGCCACCGACATGACCTTCAAGGCCAAGCTGTATGACAACCACCTGGGCAAGTCCAACAACTTCCAGAAGCCACGCAATGTCAAAGGGAAGCAGGAAGCCCACTTCTCCCTGATCCACTATGCTGGTACCGTGGACTACAACATCTTGGGCTGGCTGGAGAAGAACAAGGACCCACTCAATGAAACAGTGGTGGGCTTGTACCAGAAGTCCTCCCTCAAGCTCATGGCCACACTCTTCTCCTCCTATGCTTCTGCTGATAGTG GGGATAGTGGTAAAGGCAAAGGAGGCAAGAAAAAGGGCTCATCCTTCCAGACGGTGTCTGCTCTCCACCGG GAAAATCTGAACAAGCTGATGACCAACCTAAGGACCACCCATCCTCACTTTGTGCGCTGCATCATCCCCAATGAACGAAAGGCTCCAG GGGTGATGGACAACCCCCTGGTCATGCACCAGCTGCGCTGCAATGGTGTGCTGGAGGGCATCCGCATCTGCAGGAAAGGCTTCCCCAATCGCATCCTCTATGGGGACTTCCGGCAGAG GTATCGCATCCTGAACCCAGCGGCCATCCCTGAGGGTCAGTTCATTGACAGCAGGAAAGGGGCAGAGAAGCTGCTGGGCTCTCTGGACATTGACCACAACCAGTACAAGTTTGGACACACCAAG GTGTTTTTCAAGGCCGGGCTGCTGGGGCTCCTGGAGGAGATGCGAGATGAGAGGCTGAGCCGCATCATCACACGCATCCAGGCACAGTCCCGGGGCCAGCTCATGCGCATTGAGTTCAAGAAGATCGTGGAGCGCAG GGATGCCCTGCTGGTAATCCAGTGGAACATTCGGGCCTTCATGGGAGTCAAGAATTGGCCATGGATGAAGCTCTACTTCAAGATCAAGCCACTGCTGAAGAGCgcagagacagagaaggagatGGCCAACATGAAGGAGGAGTTTGGGCGCATCAAAGAGACGCTGGAAAAGTCTGAGGCTCGCCGCAAGGAACTGGAGGAAAAGATGGTGTCCCTTCTACAGGAGAAGAATGACCTGCAGCTTCAAGTGCAGGCA GAACAAGACAACCTCAATGATGCAGAGGAGCGCTGTGACCAGCTGATCAAGAACAAGATCCAGCTGGAGGCCAAGGTGAAGGAGATGACTGAGAGgctggaggatgaggaggagatgAATGCTGAGCTCACAGCCAAGAAGCGCAAGCTGGAAGATGAGTGCTCTGAGCTCAAGAAGGACATTGATGACTTGGAGCTGACACTGGCCAAGGTGGAAAAGGAGAAGCACGCAACAGAGAACAAG GTGAAGAACCTGACAGAGGAGATGGCTGGACTGGATGAGATCATTGCCAAACTGACCAAGGAGAAGAAAGCTCTGCAAGAGGCCCACCAGCAAGCCCTGGATGACCTTCAGGCTGAGGAGGACAAAGTCAATACCCTGACCAAGTCTAAGATGAAGCTGGAGCAGCAGGTGGATGAT CTGGAGGGATCCCTGGAGCAAGAAAAAAAGGTGCGCATGGACCTAGAGCGAGCGAAGCGGAAGCTGGAGGGTGATCTGAAGCTGACCCAGGAGAGCATCATGGACCTGGAGAATGACAAACTGCAGCTGGAAGAAAAGCTCAAGAA GAAGGAGTTTGACATTAATCAGCAGAACAGTAAGATTGAGGATGAGCAGGCTCTGGCCCTTCAGCTGcagaagaaactgaaggaaaacCAG GCACGCatagaggagctggaggaggagctggaggccgAGCGCACTGCCAGGGCCAAAGTGGAGAAGCTGCGCTCAGACCTGTCCCGAGAGCTGGAGGAGATCAGTGAGCGACTGGAGGAGGCTGGCGGGGCCACATCTGTGCAGATCGAGATGAACAAGAAGCGAGAGGCTGAGTTCCAGAAGATGAGGAGGGACCTGGAGGAGGCCACTCTGCAGCACGAGGCCACAGCTGCGGCCCTGCGCAAGAAGCACGCTGACAGCGTGGCCGAGCTGGGTGAGCAGATCGACAACCTGCAGCGGGTGAAGCAGAAGCTGGAGAAGGAGAAGAGCGAGTTCAAGCTGGAGCTGGACGATGTCACCTCCAACATGGAGCAGATCATCAAGGCCAAG GCAAACCTGGAGAAAGTGTCTCGGACCCTGGAGGACCAGGCTAATGAGTACCGCATGAAGCTGGAAGAGGCCCAGCGCTCTCTCAATGACTTCACCACGCAGAGAGCCAAGCTGCAGACCGAGAATG GAGAGTTAGCCCGGCAACTGGAGGAAAAGGAGGCTCTGATCTCCCAACTGACGAGGGGGAAGCTCTCCTACACCCAGCAGATGGAAGACCTCAAGAGGCagctggaggaggaaggcaag GCCAAGAACGCCCTGGCCCATGCACTGCAGTCAGCCCGGCATGACTGTGACCTGCTGCGGGAGCAGTATGAAGAGGAGATGGAGGCTAAGGCTGAGCTGCAGCGTGTCCTGTCCAAGGCCAACTCagaggtggctcagtggaggACCAAGTATGAGACAGATGCCATCCAGCGGacggaggagctggaggaggccaa GAAGAAGCTGGCCCAGAGGCTACAGGATGCTGAGGAGGCCGTGGAGGCCGTCAATGCCAAGTGCTCTTCACTGGAGAAGACCAAGCACCGGCTACAGAACGAGATCGAGGACCTGATGGTGGACGTGGAGCGCTCTAACGCTGCCGCCGCTGCTCTGGACAAAAAGCAGAGGAACTTTGACAAG ATCCTGGCCGAGTGGAAGCAGAAGTATGAGGAGTCACAGTCGGAGCTGGAGTCTTCGCAGAAGGAGGCGCGCTCCCTCAGCACGGAGCTCTTCAAGCTCAAGAATGCCTATGAGGAGTCTCTGGAGCACCTGgaaacctttaagagggagaACAAGAACCTGCAGG AGGAAATCTCCGACCTGACTGAGCAgctgggagaaggaggaaagaatgtGCATGAGCTGGAGAAGGTCCGCAAGCAGCTGGAGGTAGAGAAGCTGGAGCTGCAGTCAGCCCTGGAAGAGGCTGAG GCCTCCCTGGAACATGAGGAGGGTAAGATCCTTCGTGCCCAGCTGGAGTTCAACCAGATCAAGGCCGACATTGAGCGGAAGCTGGCAGAGAAAGATGAGGAGATGGAGCAGGCCAAGCGCAACCACCTGAGGGTGGTGGACTCGCTGCAGACCTCTCTGGACGCAGAAACACGCAGCCGCAATGAGGCCCTGCGGGTGAAGAAGAAGATGGAGGGTGACCTCAATGAGATGGAGATCCAGCTCAGCCAAGCCAACAGGACAGCCTCAGAGGCCCAGAAGCACCTGAAGATCGCCCAAGCCCATCTGAAG GACACCCAGATCCAGCTGGATGACGCAGTCCGTGCCAATGATGACCTGAAGGAGAACATTGCCATCGTGGAGAGGCGCAACACCCTGCTGCAGGCTGAACTGGAGGAGCTGCGGGCTGTGGTGGAGCAGACTGAGCGGTCACGGAAGCTGGCTGAGCAGGAGCTGATTGAGACCAGTGAGCGGGTGCAGCTGCTGCACTCCCAG AACACCAGCCTCATTAATCAGAAGAAGAAGATGGAGTCAGACCTGACCCAGCTCCAAACTGAAGTGGAGGAGGCAGTGCAGGAGTGCAGGAATGCCGAGGAGAAGGCCAAGAAGGCCATCACAGAT GCCGCCATGATGGCAGAGGAGCTGAAGAAGGAGCAGGATACAAGTGCCCACCTGGAGCGCATGAAGAAGAACATGGAGCAGACCATCAAGGACCTGCAGCACCGGCTGGATGAGGCCGAGCAGATTGCCCTCAAGGGTGGCAAGAAGCAGCTGCAGAAGCTGGAGGCCCGGGTGCGGGAGCTGGAGAACGAGCTGGAGGCAGAGCAGAAGCGCAATGCAGAGTCGGTGAAGGGCATGAGGAAGAGTGAGCGGCGCATCAAGGAGCTCACCTACCAG ACTGAGGAGGACAAAAAGAACCTGCTGCGGCTGCAGGACCTGGTGGACAAGCTGCAGCTGAAGGTCAAGGCCTACAAGCGCCAGGCCGAGGAGGCA GAGGAGCAGGCCAACACCAACCTGTCCAAGTTCCGCAAGGTGCAGCACGAGCTGGATGAGGCAGAGGAGCGGGCTGACATCGCTGAGTCCC